Genomic DNA from Selenomonas sp. oral taxon 126:
GTGGCGAGCGTAGCGAGCCGATAGGGGCGTTCGTGCAACAGTCCCCTTTGGCGCCCCGTTACTTATCCTTCCCGTGGCAGTTCTTATACTTCTTGCCGCTGCCGCAGGGGCACGGGTCGTTGCGCCCGACCTTCCTGCCTTCCTCGTTCTTTGTCGCCTTTGCCTCGGCGGGGACGGACTCGTCGCCATGCGAGGCGCGCGCGTTCATAAGGTGGTCTTCAAGTTTCGACCGCTCGCGTGCGAGCAGCTGCTCCGCGCGGCGCTGTGCCCCCTCGTCCACCACGGGGGCGGGGCGCGGCGTACCATCGGCGGAGACGGGCGGTGCTGCCTGCTGCGTTGCCATCGCGGGGGTGACGATGCTCACATGGTACATGAGGGAGGCGATCTGATCCATGATGGACGCCTCCATCTCCTCAAACATTGTGAGCGCCTCAATCTTGTACTCGACAAGCGGGTTACGCTGTCCATACGCACGTAGGTTGATGCCCTCACGCAGCATATCCATGTGGTCGAGGTGATCCATCCACTTCTGATCGACAACGCGCAGCATGACGACCTTCTCGAGCTCGCGCATATTCTCCTCGCCGAACATCAGCTCACGCGAGCGGTAGCCCTCTTCGGCGACCTTTTCGAGCTCCTCCTGAATCTCGTCGCGCGCCAGCGCCTCGAGCTCTGCCTTCTTGAGGCGTCCCTTCGGCGCATACACCTTCTCCGCGTCCTCGATGAGCGCGTCGAGCTGCCACTCCTCGGGATACAGCTTTTCGTTCGCGTACTGCGTCATCTCGTCCTTGATGATGTGCTTCACCATGGCGAGGATGTTCTCGCGCAGATTCTCGCCGAGCAGGATCTTCTTGCGCTCGCCGTAGATGACCTCGCGCTGCTGATTCATGACATCGTCGTACTCTAGGACGTGCTTGCGGATGTCGAAGTTGCGCGCCTCGACCTTCTTCTGCGCATGCTCAATCGAGCGCGTGATGATGGCGTGCTCGATGGGCTCGTCCTCCTCCATGCCGAGGCGATCCATGATGCCCGCAATGCGGTCGGAGGCAAAGAGCCGCATCAGGTCGTCCTCAAGCGAGAGGAAGAACTTCGACGCACCGGGGTCGCCCTGACGCCCCGAACGTCCGCGCAGCTGATTGTCAATGCGCCGCGATTCGTGGCGCTCTGTACCGACAATGTATAGCCCGCCGAGTGCCTCGACGCCCTCGCCGAGCTTGATGTCCGTGCCGCGTCCCGCCATGTTCGTCGCGATCGTGACCGCGCCCTTCTGCCCGGCGTTTGCAACGATCTCGGCTTCCTTCTCGTGGAATTTCGCGTTCAGCACGACGTGCGGGATGCCGTTCCTTTTCAGGACATTCGACATCTCCTCGGACTGCGTGATGGAGGTTGTGCCGATGAGGATTGGCTGCCCCGTCTCGTGAATCTCCTTGACTGCGCGGCCGACGGCGCGGTATTTCGCCGCCTTCGTCTTGTAGATGACATCCGCCTCGTCGATGCGCTGAATGGGCTTGTTCGTCGGGATGACAATGACGGGGAGGTTGTAGATCTTGAGGAATTCGTTCTCCTCCGTCTTTGCCGTGCCCGTCATGCCCGCGAGCTTGTCGTACATGCGGAAATAGTTCTGAAAGGTGATGCTCGCGAGCGTCTGCGACTCGCGCTGAATCTTGACGCCCTCCTTCGCCTCGATCGCCTGATGCAGACCATCGGAGTAGCGGCGCCCCTCCATCAGGCGTCCCGTAAATTCGTCGACAATGACGATTTCGTCGCCCTTCACCACGTAGTCGCGGTCGCGGTGCATCAGCGCCTTTGCGCGCAGCGCCGCCGTAAAGCAGTGCGAGAGCTCGATGTTCTCGGGTGCGTAGAGGTTCGTGATGCCGACAATCTTCTCGATCTTCGGCACAGCGGAGTCGGCGGGCGCGACGGTCTTCTGCTTCTCGTCGACCGTGTAGTCCTCGCCCTCCTTCAGATGGCGTACCGCCTCCGCCATGACGCGGTAGTTGTCCGTGGACTTCGTGCCGGGGCCGGAGATGATGAGCGGCGTGCGCGCCTCGTCGATGAGGATGGAGTCCACCTCGTCGACAATCGCGTAGTGCAACGGGCGCTGCACCATCTGCCCCTCGGAGAGCACCATGTTGTCGCGCAGGTAGTCAAAGCCGAACTCGTTGTTCGTGCCGAACGTCACATCTGCGGCGTACGCCGCCTTGCGCTCGGGGAAGTCCATATTGTGCGCGATGAGTCCGACCGACAGCCCGAGGTAGCGATAGAGCTTGCCCATCCACTCGCTGTCGCGGCGTGCGAGGTAGTCGTTGACCGTGACCATGTGGACGCCCTTGCCCGCGAGTGCGTTGAGGTAGACCGCCGTGGTCGCGACGAGGGTTTTGCCCTCGCCTGTGCGCATCTCGGCGATGCGACCCTCGTGGAGGCAGATGCCGCCGATGAGCTGCACGTCGAAGTGGCGCATGCCGAGCACACGGCGCGAGGTCTCGCGCACGACGGCAAACGCCTCGGGGAGGATCTCCTCCATCGCCTGCCCCTGTTCGAGCTGCTCGCGGAATTTCCGCGTGTAGCCCGTCAGCTTGTCGTCCGTGAGGTTCATCATCGTGGGCTCAAGCGCGTTGATCTGCTCCACGATCTCGCGGTAGCGCGCGATCTCCTTGTCATTGTTGTCGCCAAGGAAGCGTTTTAGAATCGAAGATATTCCGAACAAGTAGTTTCACACTCCTGTAGATAATAGCGTACCATTCGTTGAAAGACAATATTCGTTTCATTATAACATAAAGCCCCCGCCTTTGCATAGGAATTTACAAAGAGGGCTCTTTGTCATATGTTACGGAGTACCCCGTGCTTGCTCCACGCAAACGCTTAGTTACGCAAGCGGTCGGGCACTTATCTGCGAGGGAATCACGGACTCATTCAACCATTCATCTTGGCACATCTTTTTCGCCCTCTCTGCGTCGATAAATCCTCAGCATAGCCGCCGCTATGCTTCCGGTTTATCTTCTTGACAGGACGGAAAATCTGCACCAATCTGAACGGCATCATTGAGTTCGTGATTCCCTAATACCTGCGGACTTCTTAAACGCGCTTCGCTTGAACGAAAGAAATCCGCAGGGGGCAGAACGTGCCCTCGTTTCCGCTTGCTCCACTAGGGTTTGCTTAGGAGCATCGCACGGCGCTGTTTCCTGTTCCCCGTAATATACGATTAAAGAGTCGTTCGTTTCGACTCCGTGACAGCACGGCTAAAATCTGCTATAATAGGGAAGTCTTTTTATTGGAAAGGGAATGCGGACAAATCCGCTGAAAGGATATGGAATGAGTGAGCAAGGTGCAAGACCCGCCGCAACGGCGGGGGTGATGACTGCCGCAGCGGTGGTCTACGCGCTCGCGGCAATCTATCTGCCCATGCTGACGATGATGATGGGGATGTTCTGGCCGGTCTTTATTGCGCTCGTGACTGTGCGTGAGGGGCTGCGCTGGGGTGTGCTCGCGGCAGCGGCGTCGCTCATCCTCACGATGCTCTTTGCGACACCCGTGACGGGCGCGTTCTTCGTGCTCTCGTTCGCGCCGACAGGGCTCGTCCTCGGCGCGTTCTTTCGGCGTGGGGCAGACACTGTGCGCGCGCTCACGGGCGGGGCGCTTGCCTCGCTCGCGGGCAAGGCGGTAGCGGCGGGAATGATGCTCCTGCTCTTCGGACTGAATCCGTTTGCGATGGATATTTCCATGGCGAACGAGACGATGGATGAGACGCTTGCCATGTACCGCTCCCTCGGCATGGACGAGGCGCAGCTCGAGGAGACACGCGCGGCATCGGCGCAGGTGCTCGAGCTCTTCGTGCTCATGCTGCCCGCGCTCTTCCTCGGCAGCTCCGTGATCGAGGTCACGGCATCGTTTGTCGTGCTGCGCAAGGTGCTCGTGCGCCTTGGTATTCCCGCGAAGGGGCTGCCCGCCTTTACCGAGTGGCGGCTGCCGATCTTCTTCTCCTATCTCTTTGCGTTCTCGCTGATCGGCATCTACTGGGGCTCGACGCGTGATATCTCGTGGCTCTATCAGGCGGCGCTGAACGGCTATCTGATCTCGTTCATCGCGGGGCTCGTGCAGGGGCTCTCGCTCGTGCAGTTCCTGATGAAGCGGTTCAATGTATCCTCGTTCATACGCATCATCATCTATATCTTCATCGCACTGAACGGTTTTATGACGCAGATCATCTCGTGGACGGGGCTGTTCGACATCGCATTTGACTATCGAAAGAAGTTCCGCGAACGTCAGTGAGCAATATATTGCATATACGTTATCCATATAAAGAAGGTGATTCTATGCCGCGAAATCTATCCGCGTGGATCGACCTGACGATCCATCTGATCGTCATGCTCGCGCTTGCGCTTGTGACGTTCTGCTACAATTCCTATGTGGGCACTGCGGCCCTCCTGCTCTGGGCTGTGCTTGTCGCGTTTGCGTGGGAGCGTTGTCGTGACAGGGAACGACGGTTTGACCGCTACTGTATGGGCGTTATCCGCAATGTCAACAATGTTATGAACTATGCGGTGGACTCTCTGCCGCAGGCGATCCTCCTCGTGAACAAGGACGGTCATCTCGAGTGGTGCAACCGTCAGCTCGCGGAGTCCCTCGGTGGCGTGAAGCCGGAGCAGGGGACGGCGGTCGTGGATTTCTGGCCGAAGTTCAATCTCGAGGCGATCTGGGGGATCGAGGGGGAGTATCGTCTCTCGCATGAGGGGCACTCCTATCGCATCTATCATCGCATGGTGCCGACGCCGTCGCATATGGATCCCCTGATGGCGCTCTATGTGGAGGACGAGACGGAGCTTGCCGATCTCGAGCAGCGCTTTCGCGCGAGCCGCACGGCTCTGCTCTACATCCAGCTCGACAACTATGACGAGATCATGCAGGGGCAGTCGGAGGCGGAGAAGTCCATGCTGCTGCTCGCCGTGCGCGAGCGTCTGGATGCGTGGATGAACGGCCTCGGCGGCTTTATGCGCAGCATTTCGGATGGGGAGTTCGTAGCGCTCCTGGATCGTGCGTCACTCGACCATGCGATTGCGGAGAAATTTGACATCCTCGACCAGGTGCGCAAGATTGTCAACTCGAAGGGGATGCCCGTGACGCTCTCGATCGGTCTCTCGCTCGCGTCGGAGCAGTCGCTGAAGGAGCTCGGCGAGGAGGCGGAGGCGAAGCTCGACCTCGCGCTCGGGCGCGGCGGCGATCAGGTGGCACTCGATATCAGCGGCAAGACGCAGTTCTTCGGCGGCAAGGCAAAGGCGGTCGAGAAGCATACGCGCGTAAAGGCACGTGTCGTGGCGCACGCACTGCGCGATATCATGGAGAGTGCGGACGAGGTCTATGTCATGGGGCATCACAACGAGGACTATGACTGCTTCGGGGCCGCGATGGGCGTTGCATGCATGGCGCGTGCGCTCGGCAAGCCCGTGCACATCGTCCTCAGCGATATGAATGAGGGCATTGACCGTATTCTGGAGATGGTCGAAAAGGATGAGGCGTATGACGATCTTTTCGTCCGTGCGGGCGATATCGCGGGTGTCGCGTCGCTCTCGGCGCTGCTCGTCGTGGTGGATGCGCATATCCCGCACATCCTCGCCGACCCGACGCTGCTTGACCGCATTCCGAAGATCGTCGTGATCGATCATCATCGCCGCAGCGAGAATTTTGTCAAGAATCCGCTGCTCGTTTACATCGAGACAGCATCCAGCTCGGCGAGCGAGCTCGTGACGGAACTGCTCATGTACTTTGGCGACAGTGTGCGGCCGACACGGCTCGATGCGACGGCGCTTTACTCGGGCGTTGTGGTCGATACGAAGAATTTCAGCGTCGGCGCGGGGGTTCGTACCTTTGATGCGGCGGCGTACCTCAGACGTGCGGGTGCTGATCCCGTGCTCGTCCGGGCGCTGTTCCAGAGTGACTATGAGACGACGGTGGCGCTCGCGCGTGCGAAGGCGAATGCAGAGTATTTCCCCGGCGGGCTGATCGTCGGCAGCATTCCCGATCGCCTGCCGAACGGTCAGATCATCGCGGCGCAGGCGGCGGACGGCATGCTCCGCGTGGACGGGGTACGCATGAGTATCTATGTGTTCCAGCTCCCGGGCGACGTGGTCGGCATCAGCGCGCGTTCAACGGGCGAGATGAATGTTCAGGTGATTATGGAGGCGTTCGGCGGCGGCGGTCATGCGAATGTGGCGGGCGCGCAGGTAAAGGGCGTGCCGCTCAGCGTGGTGCGCGGCAATGTCGTCGAACAGGCAAGGGCATATATAGAGGAGAGTGACAGTCATGAAGGTCATACTACAGGCGGACGTTAAGAATATCGGGAAAAAGGGCGAGATTGTGGAGGTTGCGGACGGCTACGGGCGCAATTTCCTCCTGCCGAAGAAGCTCGCACTGCCTGCGAGCAGCGAGAATGTGAATGTCGCAAAGGCACAGGCGGGCGCGAAGGCGCGCAAGGATGCCATGGCGGTCGATGAGGCGAAGCTGATGGCGGCGCAGCTCGAGAAGGTCGAGGTGGAGATTCCCGTGCGCATCGGCGAGAACGGGCGGCTCTTCGGCGCGGTGACGGGCAAGGATGTCGCGGAGGCACTGAAGAAGAAGAACATCGACGTGGATCGACGCAAGATTACGATTCGCGGCGAGGTTGTGGGCGAGGGGCTGTACGAGGCAATCGTCAAGGTGCATCCGAACATCTCCACCACGATCAAGATTCACGTGAGGAAAGAGTAAGGTGAGGATTCCGAGTAGGACAGCCTCCCCCGTCGGAATGGGGGAGGGGAACCGCGAGCGGTCAACGTCAACCAATCACACGTCGCTAACGCTCGTGTTCTTGGGACGTTTTCGCATACGACCTGTTTCCCAATCAGCTGCGCCCTATGGGCTTGCTTCTTGGACAGGTCAGCAAGCGGTGGAAGGGGCGCTTTGAGCGACATACGCTTCTCTATCGTAAGAAAGTCGCATATGCAACCGGCGCCCCTATCGGCTCACTTTGTTCGCCACTTCTACGCGTTCCGCGCACAGGCCCCGTCTCGACGGGGGAAGCTAAGATACCGGGGACTACTCTAAAAAGCCTCCCCCGTCGGAACGGGGGAGGGGGACCGCGTAAGCGGTGGAAGGGGCGCTTTGCGTAGCGCCTGGATGATTACGAAACTACAATATAGAGCGGGCTGATGAGGATCATCTCATCAGCCCCTCTTATACAAAAGGAAACAATTTCTATGTCATTTTTCAAGGACTTATTCGGCGGCGACGGGAAAAAGGAGAAGCCGCCCGAGCTGTCACCCGAGGCACGGATTGATGCGGAGATCGCGGTGATCTTTCGCATGCTCGCCGACACGATGGGGACGGAGCGGCTCGTCATCCAGGCGGGCAAGATGAACGCAATGGCGCTCATGCGCTCGGAGAATCGGCGTGAACGCGTGCTTGCCCTCATGCGCATCCTCGAGGAGGATCCGTTGCTCTCCCCGCCGCCGTCGGAGGCGGAGATCCCGGAGATACTGAACCGTATGACGGAGCAGCTTGCGGGCATTCTCGCACGGCGCGATCTCGAGGATCGGATTGAGCGCAAGGTGAATGAGAAGCTCGAGAAGGATCACGAGGAGTATGTGGATGATATCCGCCGGCAGGTGATCTCGGAGGAGAGTCCCGGCACGGAGTCGCCGCACGACAAGAAGAAGCGTGAGGATCTGGAGGCGCTCGAGAGCGTTCATCTCACCCAGTCGGTCATGGAACTGCTGCGTCCGCAGAATTTCGATGAGATTGTGGGGCAGGAGCGCGCCGTGCGCTCGCTCATGGCGAAGCTCTCCTCGCCCTATCCGCAGCACCTGCTCCTCTATGGGCCGCCGGGTGTGGGCAAGACGACGGCAGCGCGCCTCGTGCTCGAGGCGGCGAAGAAGCGTGCCGTGTCTCCCTTTGGTGAGAATGCACCCTTTGTGGAGACGGACGGAACGACGCTGCGCTGGGATCCGCGCGATATGACGAACCCTCTGCTCGGCTCCGTGCATGACCCCATCTATCAGGGCGCGCAGAAGAGTCTCGCCGACAGCGGTGTCCCCGAGCCGAAGCCGGGACTCGTGACGGATGCGCACGGCGGTATTCTATTCATCGACGAGATCGGCGAGATGGACGAGATGCTGCAAAATAAATTGCTCAAGGTGCTCGAGGACAAACGCGCCTATTTTGAGTCGGCGTACTACGATCCCGACGACAAGCGCGTGCCGCCCTACATCCGCAAACTCTTCGAGGAGGGGGCACCCGCGGACTTTGTGCTCATCGGTGCGACAACGCGCGATGCGGAGCATATCAACCCTGCGCTGCGCTCACGCTGTGCGGAGATCTACTTCGAGCCGCTGACACCCGCGCATATCCTGACGATTGTCGAGAATGCGGCCGAGAGGCTGAATGTCAGGCTTGGCGACGGCGCGGCGCAGCTCATCAGCGCGTACACGATTGAGGGCCGCAAGGCGATCAACATCCTTGCGGACGCGTACAGCCTTGCGCTGAACCGCCTCCCCGATGCAGAGATCGAGCAGATTGTTTCACGTGAAACAATCGCGCCAAACTCCAAAGCCTCCCCTGCCGCAGCGGGGAGGGGCCTGCGCGCGGAACGTGTAGACCGTGCAAGCGGTGGAAGGGGCGCCTTGAACGATCAAGGAAACACTACCTCCGCCGCGCCCCCCCTTCTCGTCACAAAGGACGATATCTACGAGGTTGCGCAGGTCAGCCGCCTCTATCAATTCGGGCGAAAGAAGGCATCGGATACGCCTGCCGTCGGCAGGGTGTTCGGCCTTGGCGTCGCGGGCTTCCTCGGTTCGATTATCGAGATTGAGGCGGTGGCATTTCCCGCAACAGAGAAGGGCAAGGGCACGGTGCGGTTCAACGAGACGGCGGGCAGCATGGCGAAGGACTCCGTGTTCAACGCCGCGTCCGTGATGCGTCAGCTGACGGGGCGCGATATCCACGACTATGACATCCACGTCAATGTGATTGGCGGCGGCAACATCGACGGCCCCAGCGCGGGCACTGCCATTCTCGCGGCAATTGTGAGCGCCGTGACGGGCGCGGCAATCCGTCAGGATGTGGCTGTGACAGGCGAGATTTCACTCCAAGGAGAGATCAAGCCCGTGGGCGGTGTCTTTGAGAAGGCGTACGGCGCACGGCAGGCAGGCATCTCGACGCTCATCATCCCGTGGGAGAACAAGAAGGACATCCCCGAGGGGCATTTGGGGCACACCATCCATCGGTTGAAGAAGGCGGAGGAGGCATTTGCCGTGCTCTTTGCGGATGAGAAATGGAAAGAGAAGGGGGGAGAATAATGCCGGAAGGACGCGTTCCACCGCAGAGCATCGAGGCAGAGCTGTCCGTGCTCGGTGCGATGATGCTGAAAAAGGAGGCCGTCACGCAGGCGATCGAACTGCTGCGCGCAGATGAGTTCTATCGGCAGGCACACCGCGTCGTCTTTGAGGCAATGGAGAGCCTCGTGCGTGATGGAGAACCTGTCGACATTGTGACGGTGACGGAGTCGCTCAGAAAGAGCGGGCTCCTCGAACAGGTTGGCGGCATCACCTTTCTCGCGAATCTGACGAACAGCGTGCCGAGCACGGCGAACCTCGCTCACTATGCGAAGATTGTCAAGGAAAAGGCAATCCTGCGCTCGCTCATTGATGTGAGTACGGAGATTGCGGGCATGGCGTATGAGGGCAGCGAGGATATTGCCGTTCAGCTGGATGGCGCCGAGCAGAAGATCCTTGCGATTGCAGGTGGGCGGACGACGGGCGCCTTCACCCCGATCAAGGATGTGGTCTTTGACGCCGTGGATCGCATCAGCGAACTCTCCAAGGCAAAGGGCGGAATCACGGGACTCTCGACGGGGCTTGCGACTCTCGACTCCGTGACGCGCGGTCTGCAAAAGTCCGACCTCATTATCGTTGCCGCGCGCCCTGCGATGGGTAAGACGGCATTCGTTCTCAACCTCGCGACTCATGTGGCCCTGCAGGGCGGGACGGTGGCGTTCTTTTCGCTCGAGATGCCGCGCGAGCAGCTGATGCACCGTATCTTCTGTGCCGAGGGACAGATTGATGCAACGCATCTCGCACGCGGCGAGTTGGACGAGGAGGAGTGGAGCCGCCTCGTCAAGGTTGCCGACCGCATGATAAAGACGAACCTCTACTTTGACGATACGAGCAGTACGACGGTTATGGATATCCGTACGCGCGCGCGACGACTGAAGGCAGAGCGTGGGCTCGACCTCATCGCGATTGACTACCTCCAGCTGATTCAGGCACCGGGGCGTGCAGAGAACCGCACCCTCGCCGTCGCCGAGATGACGCGCTCGCTCAAGGTGCTCGCACGCGAGCTGAGTGTGCCCATCATCGTGCTCTCGCAGCTCTCGCGTGCGACGGAGGGACGCTCGGACAAGCGTCCCATGCCCTCCGATCTGCGCGAGTCCGGATCCATTGAGCAGGATGCGGACATCGTCATGTTCCTCTACCGTGAGGACTACTACAATCAGGACACGGAGAACGCGAACATCACGGAGCTGAGCATTGCAAAGCACCGTAACGGCGCGACCGACACAGTGAAGATGTTCTTCCAGAAGGAGTACACGCGCTTCCGTGACCTCGCGCGTGAGAACTGAGCGACAGGAAATGTTTCACGTGAAACATCTTGTTGTATAATTTGCGACAGGCATTGATTCCTCAACCGCAGAATTCTATAATTGTAGGAGAGATGTTGTTATGCCGATTATCGCGCGCTTTCATGGACTCGTCATCAAAATGTATTTTCAACAGGCGGAACACAATCCACCGCATTTTCATGTCATGTATGGCGAGTATATGGGCGCGTTCGACATACAGACGCTTGCCATGCTGGAAGGTGATTTGCCGGCAAAGTCACAGGCTCTGGTGCGCGAGTGGGCATCACGCTATCAGGATGAACTGCTGCAAATCTGGAATACGCAGGAGTTTGTCCAGTTGCCGCCGCTTTCATAAACTGTGAAGGGAGTGTGTTTCATGTTTTATAAGGTACGCGATGTAAAGCCTTGTTCGAACTATGAGTTGCTTGTTTCCTTTATGAACGGGGAGACGAAATTATACGCTGTTGCACCACTCTTTCGCAAGTGGAAGCCGTTTGAAATGCTTCAATCGACAAAAGGTCTGTTTGAACAGGTCAAGGTAGATGCGGGGGGCTATGGAATCAGTTGGAACGATGAGATCGATCTCTCGTGCAATGAACTCTATCACAATGGTGTTCCTGCACGATAGTGCCGTAGGTGTTTCACGTGAAACAAACATTTTCTTCACCATCCCCTCAAAAAAGAGGGGATTTTTTTTGTCATTTGTGCTATGATGAAGAGAGTTCAGTGAATATGGATGCGCATTTTTTGTGCGTATATACAAAAGGGTAGGGGAGGAAGAGTCGTGTTAAAGAGTATTGCAATCATGACGAGCGGGGGAGACAGCCCGGGGATGAATGCAGCGGCGCGCGCGGTTGCACGCACGGCGCTCTATGAGGGCGTGAAGGTCTGGGGGATCAACGACGGCTATCACGGGCTGCTCGAGGAGAATCTGCGCNNNNNNNNNNNNNNNNNNNNNNNNNCAAGGATGTGGGCGACATCATCCAGCGCGGCGGTACATTCCTCGGCACGGCGCGCTGCAAGCGCTGGCAGACGCCCGAGGGACGCCGCCTCGGACATGAGAACCTCATCAAGCGCGGCATCGAGGGACTCTGCGTGATTGGCGGAGACGGTTCCCTGCGCGGCGCACAGCTGCTTTCGGAGGAGTACGGCTTCCCCATCGTCGGCCTGCCGGGCACGATCGACAACGATGTCTGGGGTATGGACTATACGATTGGCTGCGACACAGCGGCGAACACGATCATCGACGCCATCAACAAACTGCGTGATACGGCATCGGCGCATCGCCGCGTCATCGTCCTCGAGGTCATGGGGCGCAACTGCGGCTGGCTTGCACTCGTTGCGGGCATCTCGGGCGGTGCGGAGTACATCCTCGTGCCCGAGGAGGAGTATGACCTCGCACAGATCACTGAGGATCTGATGAAAGCCTATGACCGCGGGAAACGCTATATCCTCATTGTTGTCGCCGAGGGTGCGGCAAGCGGGCAGGAGGTCTGCGACTACATCGCAAAGAATACGGATATCGAGACGCGTGTCTCCGTCCTCGGACACATCCAGCGCGGCGGTTCACCGACGGTGATCGACCGTGTGCGCGCAAGTCAGCTTGGCGAGCAGGCGGCGCTTGCACTTATCTCGGGGCTCTCGGGCGTTGTCTTTGGCTACAGCAAGGGGCATGTTGTCTCCGTCAACCTCTACGATGCCGTGAACAACAAGAAGAAGCTCGACTCCGACTACCTCCACCTCGCAAAGGTGCTGTTCTGAGAGCTGTTCTGTTTCCTGTTTGGTAGACTATGGACCTTCTCCACTGTGCCGGGGGAAGCTAATATGCCGTAATCCAAAGCCTTCCCCGTGCGGCACGGGGGAGGGGAACCGCGAGCGGTCAACGTCAACCAATCACACGTCGCTAACGCTCGTGTTCTTGGGACGTTTTCGCATACGACCTGTTTCCCAATCAGCTGCGCCCTATGGGCTTGCTTCTTGGACAGGTCAGCAAGCGGTGGAAGGGGCGCTTTGGGCATATAGGCTTTCTATTGTCAAAAATGCGTATAGGCTGCTGGCGCCCCTATCGGCTCACTGCGTTCGCCACTTCCCCCGTAGCGACGGGGGAAGCTGATATTCCGTAATCCAAAGCCTCCTCCGTCTCGGATGGGGAAAGCAAGATTTCTTCATTTTTACACCTTCCAACGCCCGCAGAAAGGATGATCCCGTGGCAAAGATCATAGCGATTGCCAGCCAGAAGGGC
This window encodes:
- a CDS encoding DHH family phosphoesterase; protein product: MPRNLSAWIDLTIHLIVMLALALVTFCYNSYVGTAALLLWAVLVAFAWERCRDRERRFDRYCMGVIRNVNNVMNYAVDSLPQAILLVNKDGHLEWCNRQLAESLGGVKPEQGTAVVDFWPKFNLEAIWGIEGEYRLSHEGHSYRIYHRMVPTPSHMDPLMALYVEDETELADLEQRFRASRTALLYIQLDNYDEIMQGQSEAEKSMLLLAVRERLDAWMNGLGGFMRSISDGEFVALLDRASLDHAIAEKFDILDQVRKIVNSKGMPVTLSIGLSLASEQSLKELGEEAEAKLDLALGRGGDQVALDISGKTQFFGGKAKAVEKHTRVKARVVAHALRDIMESADEVYVMGHHNEDYDCFGAAMGVACMARALGKPVHIVLSDMNEGIDRILEMVEKDEAYDDLFVRAGDIAGVASLSALLVVVDAHIPHILADPTLLDRIPKIVVIDHHRRSENFVKNPLLVYIETASSSASELVTELLMYFGDSVRPTRLDATALYSGVVVDTKNFSVGAGVRTFDAAAYLRRAGADPVLVRALFQSDYETTVALARAKANAEYFPGGLIVGSIPDRLPNGQIIAAQAADGMLRVDGVRMSIYVFQLPGDVVGISARSTGEMNVQVIMEAFGGGGHANVAGAQVKGVPLSVVRGNVVEQARAYIEESDSHEGHTTGGR
- a CDS encoding YybS family protein is translated as MSEQGARPAATAGVMTAAAVVYALAAIYLPMLTMMMGMFWPVFIALVTVREGLRWGVLAAAASLILTMLFATPVTGAFFVLSFAPTGLVLGAFFRRGADTVRALTGGALASLAGKAVAAGMMLLLFGLNPFAMDISMANETMDETLAMYRSLGMDEAQLEETRAASAQVLELFVLMLPALFLGSSVIEVTASFVVLRKVLVRLGIPAKGLPAFTEWRLPIFFSYLFAFSLIGIYWGSTRDISWLYQAALNGYLISFIAGLVQGLSLVQFLMKRFNVSSFIRIIIYIFIALNGFMTQIISWTGLFDIAFDYRKKFRERQ
- the rplI gene encoding 50S ribosomal protein L9, with product MKVILQADVKNIGKKGEIVEVADGYGRNFLLPKKLALPASSENVNVAKAQAGAKARKDAMAVDEAKLMAAQLEKVEVEIPVRIGENGRLFGAVTGKDVAEALKKKNIDVDRRKITIRGEVVGEGLYEAIVKVHPNISTTIKIHVRKE
- a CDS encoding S16 family serine protease, with translation MSFFKDLFGGDGKKEKPPELSPEARIDAEIAVIFRMLADTMGTERLVIQAGKMNAMALMRSENRRERVLALMRILEEDPLLSPPPSEAEIPEILNRMTEQLAGILARRDLEDRIERKVNEKLEKDHEEYVDDIRRQVISEESPGTESPHDKKKREDLEALESVHLTQSVMELLRPQNFDEIVGQERAVRSLMAKLSSPYPQHLLLYGPPGVGKTTAARLVLEAAKKRAVSPFGENAPFVETDGTTLRWDPRDMTNPLLGSVHDPIYQGAQKSLADSGVPEPKPGLVTDAHGGILFIDEIGEMDEMLQNKLLKVLEDKRAYFESAYYDPDDKRVPPYIRKLFEEGAPADFVLIGATTRDAEHINPALRSRCAEIYFEPLTPAHILTIVENAAERLNVRLGDGAAQLISAYTIEGRKAINILADAYSLALNRLPDAEIEQIVSRETIAPNSKASPAAAGRGLRAERVDRASGGRGALNDQGNTTSAAPPLLVTKDDIYEVAQVSRLYQFGRKKASDTPAVGRVFGLGVAGFLGSIIEIEAVAFPATEKGKGTVRFNETAGSMAKDSVFNAASVMRQLTGRDIHDYDIHVNVIGGGNIDGPSAGTAILAAIVSAVTGAAIRQDVAVTGEISLQGEIKPVGGVFEKAYGARQAGISTLIIPWENKKDIPEGHLGHTIHRLKKAEEAFAVLFADEKWKEKGGE
- the secA gene encoding preprotein translocase subunit SecA, encoding MFGISSILKRFLGDNNDKEIARYREIVEQINALEPTMMNLTDDKLTGYTRKFREQLEQGQAMEEILPEAFAVVRETSRRVLGMRHFDVQLIGGICLHEGRIAEMRTGEGKTLVATTAVYLNALAGKGVHMVTVNDYLARRDSEWMGKLYRYLGLSVGLIAHNMDFPERKAAYAADVTFGTNNEFGFDYLRDNMVLSEGQMVQRPLHYAIVDEVDSILIDEARTPLIISGPGTKSTDNYRVMAEAVRHLKEGEDYTVDEKQKTVAPADSAVPKIEKIVGITNLYAPENIELSHCFTAALRAKALMHRDRDYVVKGDEIVIVDEFTGRLMEGRRYSDGLHQAIEAKEGVKIQRESQTLASITFQNYFRMYDKLAGMTGTAKTEENEFLKIYNLPVIVIPTNKPIQRIDEADVIYKTKAAKYRAVGRAVKEIHETGQPILIGTTSITQSEEMSNVLKRNGIPHVVLNAKFHEKEAEIVANAGQKGAVTIATNMAGRGTDIKLGEGVEALGGLYIVGTERHESRRIDNQLRGRSGRQGDPGASKFFLSLEDDLMRLFASDRIAGIMDRLGMEEDEPIEHAIITRSIEHAQKKVEARNFDIRKHVLEYDDVMNQQREVIYGERKKILLGENLRENILAMVKHIIKDEMTQYANEKLYPEEWQLDALIEDAEKVYAPKGRLKKAELEALARDEIQEELEKVAEEGYRSRELMFGEENMRELEKVVMLRVVDQKWMDHLDHMDMLREGINLRAYGQRNPLVEYKIEALTMFEEMEASIMDQIASLMYHVSIVTPAMATQQAAPPVSADGTPRPAPVVDEGAQRRAEQLLARERSKLEDHLMNARASHGDESVPAEAKATKNEEGRKVGRNDPCPCGSGKKYKNCHGKDK